Genomic DNA from Methanobrevibacter arboriphilus JCM 13429 = DSM 1125:
CTTTTAAATAGTTGTATACTTTTTTGCAATTTTTTACATCTGATTTCATACCTATTAATGTTATTATTTCGTTTAAAACAGCTTGACAGATTATTCTTTCTTTAGTGGGTATCTCTTTTATTATTTCGCTTGCTCTTTCAAACCAGAAATCAGTTTTAATAAAAAAACCAATAAAAAAATTAGTATCTATGAATATCATATTTTTTTATCTCCTTTTTTATAGATATCGTCTACTAATTTAACTGCATTTGTTTTTTCTTTTAAAGATATCATGCCTTTTACATCATCATCAGTTAATTTTTTTCTAAATTTTAGCTCTACTTTTCCATTTTCATCGGCAATCCATTCAATAACATGATCTTTTGTTAATCCTAATTTTTCTCTTATTTTTTTAGGTATTACGGTTTGAAATTTGTCATAAATATTTGTTTCAGCTTTTATCATAATTAAACTACCTCATGTTTTTTTATTATAATATTATATTTTTCTTACTATTAGTGTTTTCTTACGTTTATAGTTTATCTTACGATATTTTTCGTTATATAATAATAAATATTTAAATATTACTTTTTTTATAATTAGTATTAAAAATAGAAAAATTTATATAAAATTAATTATTATATAATATATTGTGTATAGGCTAGAGATTCAATAGGAATTTACTTTCCATTGAATCTCGCTTCTTATATTATACTTTTTTTTGTAATATATTCTTTTTTTTGTTAAGTTTTAATTTATTAGTGTTTTTTAGTGGTATTGGTTTTTTATATATTATAGTTTCATGCTTGTAGGAGAATATGGTATACTAACCCGTTTTTACTCCTTACTTATAGATCAGAATAAGGAGTTTTGTAATACTAATTAAGATAATTGTCATTGTTTTTAGTATTGATATTTTTAAATTATCTTTCATAATATCACCTCCTTACCTTTTTTTTGTAAGAAGAAGCTGATATTGTACATGAGCTTCTTCATTATATGTTTTTCAACAGCTTTAGGGTTAGTAATACCATAATACTAATATGTAATAATAAATATTTAAATATTACTTTTTTTATAACTAGTATTAAAAATAGAAAAATTTATATAAAATTAATTATTATATATTATATTGTACATGAGCTAGAGATTCAATAGGAATTTATTTTCTATTGAATTTCACTTCTTATATTATAATTCTTTTTGCTTTTAATTAATATCTGATTTTTGCAATATATTCTTTTTTAAGCAAAACAATATTTTTATCAGTTTTTTACCAGTTTTTATCAGTTTTTATTTGGCTTTAATTGATTTTTTCTATATCTTAAGAGTTGATATATGAGAATAGTATGGTATACTAACCCGTTTTTAATCTTTATTTATAGATCAGAATAAGGAGTTTTGTAATACTAATTAAGATAATTGTTATTGTGTTTAGTATTGATATTTTTAAATTATCTTTCATAGTATCACCTCCTTACTTTTTTTTTGTAAGAAGAAGCTGATTTTGTGTATAGGCTTCTTCTTTATATGTTTTTCAACAGCTTTAGGGTTAGTAATACCATAATACTAATATGTAATAATAAATATTTAAATATTACTTTTTTTATAATTAGTATTAAAAATAGAAAAATTTATATACAATTAATTACAATATTTTGTAATGTTTATGAGCTAGAGATTCAATAGGAATTTATTTTCTATTGAATCTCACTTCTTATATTATTTTTTGCTTCTTTTTTTATTAATCGTTTTATTTGAAAGGGTTTTTGTGTTTTTATCTTTTTTCATTATTATTCTATTTTTTCTATTTTTTTAATTACTTCTAATAATCATTTAATTTTAATTTAAAGGCAGGGGGCAGCTATTGTTTTTTATTTTTTTTGGGTAGGAAGTTTTTTATAGTAGTTTTTTTATATTATATTATTGTAGCGTAGTGAGTGTTCTCATTGTGCTATGTATTTTTTATATACACTGATTGATTGGATCAGGAGGTGAAAAAACGAAAATGTTTACAATAAATAGACTTTTTAAGCCAATTATTTTTGTTATGTGTGTTTTATTTATCTTTTTAGCTTTATCTAGTGCTAGTGCAGCTAATCATAATTTTACTACAGCTAATACTACTGAACAGTTTCAAAGTGTTATTAATAATGATAATGATAATGATTTGGTGATTAGTTTTGCTAATGGTGATTATGTTGATTGGGGTCAGCTTAATATTAGTCGTAATGCTACTATTGTTGGTAAAAACCGTGGTGGTGCTAAATTCACAACATCTAGTGTTGATACTTTGTTTAATATTAATGCTACTAATGTAAAGATTATTAATTTAACTATTAGTGGTTATGCTACAGCTATAAAATCTAATTGTAGTGATTTGACTGTTAGTGATAATAATATTACTACTTCTGGTGTTAGTATTAATTTAAGTAGTAGTGGTAGTGCTAATCCTATAACAGGTGTTGTTATTAAGGATAATATTATTAAATCCAGTATATCTGCTAGTTATCGTGGTGCTGTTTCTTTATTCGGTAAATCTGCTGATAAGACTGTTTTTGATGTTTTATTTAG
This window encodes:
- a CDS encoding type II toxin-antitoxin system VapC family toxin encodes the protein MIFIDTNFFIGFFIKTDFWFERASEIIKEIPTKERIICQAVLNEIITLIGMKSDVKNCKKVYNYLKDTCTIFNENSIPNINDKIIETYINFNGDLSFTDSTIIESMKELGITKIISFDKDFDKVNGIQRIY
- a CDS encoding AbrB/MazE/SpoVT family DNA-binding domain-containing protein; translated protein: MIKAETNIYDKFQTVIPKKIREKLGLTKDHVIEWIADENGKVELKFRKKLTDDDVKGMISLKEKTNAVKLVDDIYKKGDKKI